A genomic segment from Glycine max cultivar Williams 82 chromosome 1, Glycine_max_v4.0, whole genome shotgun sequence encodes:
- the PT01 gene encoding glycinol 2-dimethylallyl transferase — MDSGLAISSPKPYSVITTGSYASKASQHTKKTQIKYNLKRVQQLSLGHRYKCIEGGFAYQECNRKYVVQAVPESSFDSEPHTSNPQIILHSVKDFLATLCTLSYPYAMIGLALCALSSSLLAVEKLSDISLSFFVGVLQAAVPQLFFAIYSNALNQVSDLEIDKINKPHLPLASGQLSLKTVVIIAASFLTLSFWLSWIVGSWPLIWNLVLITSIWTAYSVNVPFLRWKKNPILAAMCMVSSWAFVLPITFFLHMQTFVLKRPIVFPRSLILAIVIMNFFFVGMALAKDIPDVEGDKIYGIDTFAIRIGQKQVFWICIFLFEMAFGVSLVAGATSSSLLVKIITGVGNAVLASVLWFQANSIDLSSKTSGGSFYMLIWKLMYASYFLVALIR; from the exons ATGGATTCGGGGCTTGCTATATCTTCTCCTAAACCTTATTCAGTGATCACAACTG GTTCTTATGCATCAAAAGCTTCGCAGCAcacaaaaaaaactcaaataaaatataatttgaagcGGGTACAACAATTAAGTTTGGGCCATCGTTACAAATGCATTGAAGGAGGGTTTGCATATCAAGAATGCAATAGAAAGTATGTTGTGCAAGCAGTCCCTGAatcatcttttgattctgaacctCATACTTCCAATCCTCAAATCATTTTGCACTCTGTCAAAGATTTCTTAGCTACTTTATGCACACTTTCCTATCCATATGCAATGATTGGCTTA GCATTATGTGCACTTTCTTCGTCTCTCCTTGCAGTGGAAAAACTATCAGACATATCTCTATCATTTTTTGTTGGTGTGTTACAA GCTGCGGTACCTCAATTGTTTTTCGCAATTTATAGTAATGCTCTAAATCAAGTGTCTGACCTTGAAATAGATAAG ATAAACAAACCACATCTTCCATTGGCATCCGGGCAATTATCCCTTAAAACTGTTGTCATCATTGCTGCGTCATTTTTAACTTTG AGTTTTTGGCTTAGCTGGATAGTAGGTTCATGGCCTTTGATTTGGAATCTTGTATTGATTACTTCAATATGGACCGCTTATTCAGTCAAT GTACCCTTCTTGAGATGGAAGAAAAACCCAATACTCGCGGCAATGTGCATGGTTTCATCTTGGGCATTTGTATTGCCAATTACATTTTTTCTTCACATGCAG ACTTTTGTGTTGAAGAGGCCAATTGTCTTTCCAAGATCACTTATTTTGGCTATTGTAATCATGAACTTCTTCTTTGTGGGTATGGCATTGGCAAAG GATATACCTGATGTTGAAGGAGATAAAATATATGGCATTGATACTTTTGCAATACGTATAGGTCAAAAACAA GTATTTTGGAtttgtattttcctttttgaaatgGCTTTCGGAGTTTCCCTAGTGGCAGGAGCAACATCTTCTAGCCTTTTGGTCAAAATCATCACG GGTGTGGGGAATGCTGTTCTTGCTTCAGTTCTCTGGTTCCAAGCCAATTCTATAGATTTGAGCAGCAAAACTTCTGGTGGATCCTTTTATATGTTGATCTGGAAG ctAATGTACGCATCATACTTCCTCGTGGctttaattagataa